Proteins co-encoded in one Tursiops truncatus isolate mTurTru1 chromosome 17, mTurTru1.mat.Y, whole genome shotgun sequence genomic window:
- the RPS20 gene encoding small ribosomal subunit protein uS10 — translation MAFKDTGKTPVEPEVAIHRIRITLTSRNVKSLEKVCADLIRGAKEKNLKVKGPVRMPTKTLRITTRKTPCGEGSKTWDRFQMRIHKRLIDLHSPSEIVKQITSISIEPGVEVEVTIADA, via the exons ATG GCTTTTAAAGACACCGGCAAGACTCCCGTGGAGCCCGAGGTGGCGATCCACCGGATTCGGATCACTCTCACCAGCCGCAACGTGAAGTCGCTGGAGAAGG TGTGTGCCGACCTGATCAGAGGCGCGAAGGAGAAGAACCTCAAGGTGAAGGGGCCGGTGCGGATGCCCACCAAG ACCCTGAGAATAACGACGAGGAAAACCCCCTGCGGGGAAGGTTCTAAGACTTGGGACCGTTTCCAGATGAGGATCCACAAGCGCCTCATTGACCTGCACAGCCCTTCCGAGATTGTCAAGCAGATCACTTCCATCAGCATCGAGCCCGGGGTCGAGGTGGAAGTCACCATTGCAGATGCTTGA
- the MOS gene encoding proto-oncogene serine/threonine-protein kinase mos yields MPSPLPRRPHLPGDLSPSGDSRPCSSPCELPGPAGRLLAGGTPPRAPRLPRRLAWCSIDWEQVRLLRRLGAGGFGSVYKATYHGVPVAIKQVSKRTKNRLASRRSFWAELNIARLRHANIVRVVAASTRAPAGFDSLGTIIMEFGGDVTLHQVIYGATGCPEDQGPACGAGEQLGLEKCLKYSLDVVSGLLFLHSQSIVHLDLKPANILISEQDVCKIGDFGCSARLEDVLCLRAPHHLGGTYTHRAPELLKGEPVTPRADIYSFAITLWQMTTREAPYSGERQHVLYAVVAYDLRPALSAAVFTASIPGKKLENVIQRCWGARASQRPSAELLLVDLRALKAELG; encoded by the coding sequence ATGCCCTCGCCTCTCCCGCGGCGCCCTCACCTGCCGGGCGACCTGTCCCCGTCGGGGGACTCGCGGCCCTGCAGCAGCCCCTGCGAGCTCCCGGGGCCGGCAGGCAGGCTCTTGGCGGGGGGCACCCCGCCCCGGGCCCCCCGCCTCCCGCGCCGGCTGGCCTGGTGCTCCATCGACTGGGAGCAGGTGCGCCTGCTGCGCAGGCTGGGAGCCGGCGGCTTCGGCTCCGTGTACAAGGCCACCTACCACGGCGTGCCCGTGGCCATCAAGCAGGTGAGCAAGCGCACCAAGAACCGGCTAGCCTCCCGGCGCAGCTTCTGGGCCGAGCTCAACATCGCTCGGCTCCGCCACGCCAACATAGTGCGCGTGGTAGCGGCCAGCACGCGCGCGCCCGCGGGCTTCGACAGCCTGGGGACCATCATCATGGAGTTCGGGGGCGACGTCACTCTGCACCAGGTCATCTACGGCGCCACCGGCTGCCCCGAGGACCAGGGGCCTGCCTGCGGCGCCGGGGAGCAGCTGGGGCTGGAAAAGTGTCTCAAGTACTCCCTGGATGTGGTCAGCGGCCTGCTCTTCCTTCACTCACAGAGCATCGTGCACTTGGACCTCAAGCCGGCCAATATTCTGATCAGCGAGCAGGACGTCTGCAAAATCGGTGACTTCGGCTGCTCCGCGAGGCTAGAAGATGTGCTGTGCTTGCGGGCCCCTCACCACCTGGGCGGCACCTACACCCACCGAGCGCCGGAGCTCCTGAAAGGAGAGCCCGTCACGCCCCGAGCGGACATCTATTCCTTCGCCATCACGCTCTGGCAGATGACCACCCGGGAGGCGCCCTACTCGGGGGAGCGACAGCACGTGCTCTACGCCGTGGTGGCCTACGACCTTCGCCCGGCCCTCTCGGCGGCCGTCTTCACCGCCTCCATCCCCGGGAAGAAGCTGGAGAACGTCATCCAGCGCTGCTGGGGGGCCAGGGCTTCGCAGCGGCCAAGTGCCGAACTCCTGCTGGTGGACCTTCGCGCTTTAAAAGCTGAATTGGGCTGA